In the Carassius auratus strain Wakin chromosome 50, ASM336829v1, whole genome shotgun sequence genome, one interval contains:
- the cav2 gene encoding caveolin-2, with translation MGLEKEKMETSVIMDEDEFNRSIEPILGKKTNVYSEDPDRDPKDINAHLKFGFEDIIAEPISTHSFDRVWIGSHAVFELVKYIFYRILTTFLAIPMAFIAGIVFGILSCIHIWVVMPVIQGCMMTLPSIHVIWTSLMDMFIGPFFFSIGRCLSSVNVKTVQN, from the exons atggggcttgaaaaagaaaaaatggagaCCAGTGTCATTATGGATGAGGATGAATTCAATAGATCGATTGAACCGATACTTGGAAAAAAAACGAACGTGTATTCAGAGGACCCGGACAGAGATCCTAAAGATATTAACGCTCATCTAAAG TTTGGTTTTGAAGACATCATTGCTGAGCCCATCTCCACACACAGCTTTGACAGAGTTTGGATCGGCAGCCATGCTGTGTTCGAGCTGGTGAAATACATCTTCTACCGGATCCTCACCACGTTTCTTGCCATTCCCATGGCGTTCATTGCAGGGATTGTTTTCGGGATCCTCAGCTGCATACATATTTG GGTGGTGATGCCAGTGATCCAGGGCTGCATGATGACACTGCCCTCCATCCATGTGATCTGGACCAGCCTGATGGACATGTTTATAGGGCCGTTCTTCTTCAGCATCGGCCGCTGCTTGTCGTCCGTCAATGTCAAGACTGTGCAAAACTGA